In one Cronobacter dublinensis subsp. dublinensis LMG 23823 genomic region, the following are encoded:
- the ygjG gene encoding putrescine aminotransferase, producing the protein MNRLPNSASALACTAHALNLIEKRTLTHEEMKALNREVHDYFQQHVNPGFLEYRKSATAGGDYGAVEWQAGGLNTLVDTQGQEFLDCLGGFGIFNVGHRNPVVVSAVENQLAKQPLHSQELLDPLRAMLAKTLAALTPGKLKYSFFCNSGTESVEAAIKLAKAYQSPRGKFTFVAASGAFHGKSLGALSATAKAAFRKPFMPLLPGFRHVPFGNIDALRELLGECKKTGDDVAAVILEPIQGEGGVILPPPGYLPAVRKLCDEYGALLILDEVQTGMGRTGKMFACEHENVQPDILCLAKALGGGVMPIGATVATEEVFSVLFDNPFLHTTTFGGNPLACAAALATIHVLLEENLPAQAEQKGDMLLDGFRQLGREYPQLVQEARGKGMLMAIEFVDNETGYRFASEMFRQRVLVAGTLNNAKTIRIEPPLTLTIEQCEQVLAAARTALETLSTARQDAAVATES; encoded by the coding sequence TTGAACAGGTTACCTAACAGCGCCTCGGCTCTTGCCTGTACCGCGCACGCACTGAATCTCATCGAAAAGCGCACGCTGACGCATGAGGAGATGAAAGCACTTAACCGGGAGGTCCACGACTACTTCCAGCAGCATGTAAACCCAGGGTTCTTAGAGTATCGAAAATCAGCCACCGCTGGCGGGGATTACGGAGCCGTAGAGTGGCAGGCGGGAGGTCTTAATACGCTTGTCGACACTCAGGGACAGGAGTTCCTCGATTGCCTGGGTGGGTTTGGCATTTTTAACGTGGGGCACCGTAATCCAGTTGTTGTATCCGCCGTAGAGAATCAGCTCGCCAAGCAACCTCTGCACAGCCAGGAGCTGCTCGATCCGCTAAGAGCCATGCTCGCCAAAACCCTCGCCGCGCTGACGCCCGGCAAACTCAAATACAGCTTCTTCTGCAACAGCGGAACGGAATCGGTCGAGGCGGCCATTAAGCTCGCCAAAGCGTATCAGTCGCCGCGCGGTAAATTTACCTTTGTGGCCGCAAGCGGCGCCTTCCACGGCAAATCGCTCGGCGCGCTCTCCGCCACCGCCAAAGCGGCGTTTCGCAAACCGTTTATGCCGCTGCTGCCGGGCTTTCGCCACGTGCCTTTCGGCAATATCGACGCGCTGCGCGAGCTGCTTGGCGAGTGCAAAAAGACCGGCGATGACGTCGCGGCGGTTATCCTGGAGCCGATTCAGGGCGAAGGCGGCGTGATCCTGCCGCCGCCGGGCTATCTGCCTGCGGTGCGCAAGCTGTGCGACGAGTATGGCGCGCTGCTGATCCTCGATGAAGTGCAGACCGGCATGGGCCGCACCGGCAAGATGTTCGCCTGCGAGCATGAAAATGTGCAGCCGGACATTCTGTGTCTCGCCAAAGCGCTCGGCGGCGGCGTAATGCCGATTGGCGCGACGGTGGCGACCGAAGAGGTGTTCTCGGTGCTGTTCGATAACCCGTTCCTGCACACCACCACGTTTGGCGGCAACCCGCTCGCCTGCGCGGCGGCGCTCGCCACCATCCATGTGCTGCTGGAAGAAAATCTGCCCGCCCAGGCGGAGCAGAAAGGCGACATGCTGCTGGACGGCTTCCGCCAGCTCGGGCGTGAATACCCGCAGCTGGTACAGGAGGCGCGCGGTAAAGGCATGCTGATGGCGATTGAGTTTGTCGATAACGAAACCGGCTACCGCTTCGCGAGCGAAATGTTCCGCCAGCGCGTGCTGGTGGCGGGCACGCTCAATAATGCCAAAACCATTCGTATCGAGCCGCCGCTGACGCTGACCATTGAGCAGTGCGAACAGGTGCTCGCCGCCGCCCGCACGGCGCTGGAGACGCTCAGCACCGCACGTCAGGACGCGGCTGTCGCCACCGAAAGCTAA
- a CDS encoding diguanylate cyclase, producing MDLEQIDLSLKELNQAVKLHYEWTGKFLELALLGSEPDNEFNDSQSHRYCRFCQWITARANITFRYARFIEAIRETHKTMHDTARVLIQAIADKQVNSTTLYAYHAAQQQFVASIDDYRQQLISLRNLHDALTGLPLRHLLYEDFAFLHTRANERALWLLIIDIDRFKMVNDTLGHNAGDDVLRQVAQRLKMAAQTGERVYRFGGEEFIALLEAQTSQAAARAGVRFCDSLRQQPLTVNGDTLRVTATGGLTCVLPEETLHEAIGRADKAMYFGKNSGRNRCILAHNDIALETLE from the coding sequence ATGGATTTAGAACAGATCGATTTATCATTAAAAGAATTAAATCAGGCCGTTAAATTACATTATGAATGGACGGGTAAATTTTTAGAGCTGGCATTATTAGGCAGCGAACCAGACAACGAATTTAATGATTCACAATCACACCGTTATTGCCGGTTCTGCCAGTGGATAACGGCGCGCGCGAATATCACCTTTCGCTACGCACGCTTTATTGAGGCGATTCGCGAAACCCATAAAACGATGCACGACACCGCCCGGGTATTAATTCAGGCGATTGCCGATAAACAGGTTAACTCCACGACATTATATGCCTACCACGCCGCCCAGCAGCAGTTTGTGGCAAGCATTGATGACTATCGCCAGCAGCTGATTTCGCTGCGCAACCTCCATGACGCGCTTACCGGCCTGCCGCTGCGCCACCTGCTGTATGAAGATTTCGCCTTCCTGCATACCCGCGCCAATGAACGCGCGCTGTGGCTGCTCATCATTGATATTGACCGCTTCAAAATGGTGAACGATACGCTCGGGCATAACGCAGGCGATGACGTCTTACGTCAGGTCGCGCAGCGCCTGAAAATGGCCGCGCAGACGGGCGAGCGGGTCTATCGCTTCGGCGGCGAAGAGTTTATCGCGCTACTGGAGGCGCAGACGTCGCAGGCCGCCGCGCGGGCGGGCGTGCGCTTTTGCGACAGCCTGCGCCAGCAGCCGTTGACCGTGAATGGCGACACGCTACGCGTGACCGCGACCGGCGGGCTCACCTGCGTATTGCCAGAGGAGACGTTGCACGAGGCGATCGGTCGCGCCGATAAAGCCATGTATTTCGGGAAAAACAGCGGCCGTAACCGCTGCATCCTGGCGCATAACGATATCGCGCTTGAGACACTGGAATAA
- a CDS encoding methyl-accepting chemotaxis protein, whose product MSSPPFVTQRDVALANDTTLMSTTDLQSYITHANDDFVEVSGYSIQELTGSPHNMVRHPDMPKAAFADMWYTLKQGEPWTGIVKNRCKNGDHYWVRANVAPMVRGGKITGYMSIRTKASAQEIAAVEPLYKALREGRKPRRLFKGLALRNGLWGKLPALPLRWRLRGVMAALFIAWTAVMACTGTPLLAPVLSAAVMLLIGGAALEWQIVRPVEDVARQALRIATGESQSIDHLNRIDEVGLTLRAIGQLGLMCRWLMNDVSGQVSNVRTGSETLARGNEDLNERTRQTVVNVQQTVTTMNQMAASVQNNSATAAAADKLSSEASDAARLGGQTMETVVNTMDEIADSTQRIGSITALINDIAFQTNILALNAAVEAARAGEQGKGFAVVAGEVRHLANRSASAANDIRKLIDASASKVESGTVQVHEAGRTMQDIVNQVENVTRLIGQISQATTEQADGLSDLTRAVAELDAITRKNAALVEESAQVSSMVKHRAGRLQDAVTVLH is encoded by the coding sequence ATGTCTTCTCCCCCGTTTGTTACCCAGCGCGACGTTGCGCTCGCTAACGACACCACGCTCATGTCCACCACCGATCTGCAAAGTTATATCACGCACGCGAATGATGATTTCGTCGAAGTCAGCGGCTATTCAATCCAGGAGCTGACCGGCAGCCCGCACAACATGGTGCGCCACCCGGATATGCCGAAAGCCGCGTTCGCCGATATGTGGTACACGCTGAAACAGGGCGAGCCCTGGACCGGGATCGTGAAAAACCGCTGCAAAAACGGCGATCATTACTGGGTGCGCGCTAACGTCGCCCCGATGGTGCGTGGCGGCAAAATCACCGGCTATATGTCGATTCGCACCAAAGCCAGCGCCCAGGAGATAGCGGCGGTGGAGCCGCTTTATAAGGCGTTGCGCGAAGGCCGCAAGCCGCGTCGACTGTTTAAAGGCCTGGCGCTGCGTAACGGTTTATGGGGCAAACTGCCCGCGCTGCCGCTGCGCTGGCGGCTACGCGGGGTGATGGCCGCGCTGTTTATCGCCTGGACCGCAGTGATGGCCTGTACCGGCACGCCGCTGCTGGCACCGGTGCTGTCGGCGGCGGTGATGCTGCTTATCGGCGGCGCGGCGCTGGAGTGGCAAATTGTCCGCCCGGTCGAGGACGTCGCGCGACAGGCCCTGCGTATCGCCACCGGCGAGTCGCAAAGCATTGATCACCTTAACCGCATCGATGAAGTCGGCCTGACGCTACGCGCGATTGGCCAGCTTGGGCTGATGTGCCGCTGGCTGATGAATGACGTGTCAGGCCAGGTCAGCAACGTGCGCACCGGCAGTGAAACTCTGGCGCGCGGCAATGAGGATCTTAACGAGCGTACCCGCCAGACTGTCGTCAACGTACAGCAGACGGTGACCACCATGAACCAGATGGCGGCGTCGGTGCAGAACAACTCCGCCACCGCGGCGGCGGCGGATAAGCTCTCCAGCGAGGCGAGCGATGCGGCGCGTCTCGGCGGGCAGACGATGGAAACCGTGGTCAACACGATGGATGAAATTGCCGACAGCACCCAGCGCATCGGCTCCATCACCGCGCTGATTAACGATATCGCGTTTCAGACCAACATCCTGGCGCTCAACGCCGCCGTGGAAGCGGCGCGCGCGGGCGAGCAGGGCAAAGGCTTTGCGGTGGTTGCGGGCGAAGTGCGCCATCTCGCGAACCGCAGCGCCAGCGCGGCCAATGATATTCGCAAGCTTATCGACGCCAGTGCCAGCAAAGTGGAGTCCGGCACGGTGCAGGTGCATGAAGCGGGCCGCACCATGCAGGATATCGTCAATCAGGTGGAGAACGTTACGCGCTTAATCGGTCAGATAAGCCAGGCGACCACGGAACAGGCCGACGGGCTGTCCGATCTCACCCGCGCCGTCGCGGAACTGGACGCTATCACCCGTAAGAACGCCGCGCTGGTGGAAGAGAGCGCGCAGGTCTCCTCGATGGTCAAACACCGCGCCGGTCGTTTGCAGGATGCCGTGACGGTACTGCATTAA
- a CDS encoding methyl-accepting chemotaxis protein codes for MSMRDIKIRTKLIFAFAFFIVLLLISASLSLGSLSQANNNIQQIVVKDYPTTVKANQLIENFQSFVSTQQLMLMDEDQRWTQQSQAQLSAISGRISALLTDLNNTLTDDASRQALAQIADVRKQYLASRFRILDAVKRNDRNAAMEEMMSTTLQLQEEYKSRVQALIKIQDNHMRAAGVTVASDFRSNRAMLICLTLLCVGLGSLMGWLIVRAITRPLGQAVRFAGAIAEGDLTHSVEVKSRDETGVLLHALMDMKQRLQAIVQEVQFSAESISSAASQIVAGNQDLAARTEEQASSVEQTAASMEQITSTVKNTADNTSEATRLSSDAASVVKRNGEMMQQVTDKMRVIRGTSDRMSDIINLIDAIAFQTNILALNAAVEAARAGEHGRGFAVVAGEVRQLAQKSASSASEIRALIEDSTGQTREGMELVEKASGLLNGMVTNVSDMDAILREIAQASREQTDGISQINSAIGMIDTTTQQNSALVEESVAAASSLNDQAHNLKEMVKVFRLSA; via the coding sequence ATGTCCATGCGCGATATTAAAATCCGCACCAAGCTTATTTTCGCTTTTGCTTTCTTTATTGTTCTTCTACTTATCAGCGCCAGTTTATCGCTCGGCAGTCTTAGCCAGGCGAATAATAATATTCAGCAGATTGTGGTTAAGGATTATCCCACTACCGTTAAAGCTAATCAGCTTATTGAGAATTTCCAGAGCTTCGTCAGCACGCAGCAATTAATGCTGATGGACGAGGATCAGCGCTGGACGCAGCAGTCGCAGGCGCAACTCAGCGCAATTAGCGGGCGCATCAGCGCGCTGCTGACGGATCTGAATAATACGCTGACCGACGACGCCTCCCGTCAGGCACTGGCGCAGATAGCCGATGTGCGTAAGCAATATCTGGCCTCGCGCTTTCGCATTCTTGACGCGGTGAAGCGCAATGACCGCAACGCGGCGATGGAGGAGATGATGTCCACCACGCTGCAACTCCAGGAAGAGTACAAATCGCGGGTGCAGGCGCTGATTAAAATTCAGGATAACCATATGCGCGCGGCGGGCGTGACGGTCGCGAGCGATTTTCGCAGCAACCGCGCCATGCTTATCTGCCTGACGCTGCTGTGCGTGGGGCTGGGCTCGCTGATGGGTTGGCTTATCGTGCGTGCGATTACGCGCCCGCTCGGTCAGGCGGTGCGTTTTGCCGGCGCGATTGCCGAAGGCGATCTGACCCATTCGGTTGAGGTGAAGAGTCGCGATGAAACGGGCGTGTTGCTGCATGCGCTGATGGACATGAAGCAGCGTTTACAGGCGATTGTGCAGGAGGTGCAGTTCAGCGCCGAGAGCATCTCCAGCGCCGCGTCGCAGATTGTCGCGGGCAACCAGGATCTGGCGGCGCGTACGGAAGAGCAGGCAAGCTCTGTAGAGCAGACCGCCGCCTCGATGGAGCAGATCACTTCAACCGTGAAAAACACCGCCGATAACACCAGCGAAGCGACGCGGCTCTCATCCGATGCGGCGAGCGTGGTGAAGCGCAACGGCGAGATGATGCAGCAGGTGACCGATAAAATGCGCGTCATTCGCGGCACGTCGGATCGGATGTCAGACATCATCAACCTGATTGACGCTATCGCGTTCCAGACCAACATTCTGGCGCTCAACGCCGCCGTGGAAGCGGCGCGCGCGGGCGAACACGGACGCGGTTTCGCCGTGGTGGCAGGCGAAGTGCGTCAGCTCGCGCAAAAGAGCGCCTCGTCGGCGAGCGAAATCCGCGCGCTGATCGAGGATTCGACCGGCCAGACGCGGGAAGGGATGGAGCTGGTCGAGAAGGCGAGCGGCCTGCTGAACGGCATGGTGACGAACGTCAGCGATATGGACGCCATTCTTCGCGAAATCGCCCAGGCGAGCCGCGAACAGACCGACGGCATTTCGCAGATCAACAGCGCCATCGGCATGATTGACACCACCACGCAGCAGAACTCCGCGCTGGTGGAGGAGTCCGTGGCGGCGGCGTCTTCGCTTAACGATCAGGCGCATAACTTAAAAGAGATGGTTAAAGTGTTCCGTCTCAGCGCCTGA
- a CDS encoding PadR family transcriptional regulator yields MRSDDNHAPHSRRESRHGHDGHRRPRFFGNGELRLVMLDILCGGASHGYELIKAIETLTAGHYAPSPGVVYPTLDALEAQGFIALHEEENGRKKIAITDAGRAWLQENREALAHIQTRMRARAIGHQLRKDPQMKRALDNMKAVLDLKVNQAQISPETLKQIIGIIDRAALEISQLD; encoded by the coding sequence ATGCGTTCAGACGACAATCACGCCCCTCATTCCCGCCGCGAGAGCCGCCACGGTCATGACGGCCACCGCCGTCCGCGTTTTTTCGGCAACGGCGAGCTGCGCCTGGTGATGCTGGATATCCTGTGCGGCGGCGCAAGCCACGGTTATGAGCTCATCAAAGCCATCGAAACGCTCACCGCTGGCCACTATGCGCCAAGCCCCGGCGTGGTCTACCCGACGCTCGATGCGCTGGAGGCGCAGGGGTTTATCGCGCTGCATGAAGAGGAAAATGGCCGCAAGAAAATAGCGATCACCGACGCGGGCCGCGCGTGGCTTCAGGAGAACCGCGAGGCGCTGGCGCATATTCAGACGCGCATGCGGGCGCGCGCCATCGGCCATCAGCTACGTAAAGATCCGCAGATGAAACGGGCGCTCGACAATATGAAAGCGGTGCTGGATTTAAAAGTGAATCAGGCGCAAATCAGCCCGGAGACATTAAAGCAGATTATCGGGATTATCGACCGCGCGGCGCTGGAGATTTCGCAGCTCGATTAA
- a CDS encoding siderophore-interacting protein: MNQTTQFPQRVRNALHFRELTVLESKRVSGFQRVVLGGDALAGFTSRGFDDHIKVFFPQDGAPFVPPEVTDEGIVWAGDVRPPSRDYTPLFDEARQQLTLDFYVHASGVASDWAVAAAPGDTLCIGGPRGSLVVPEGYAWQLYVCDESGMPALRRRLEALRAQPNPVHVEAVVTIADDSLKGYLAHLENFTIQWVIGHDTQAVAEKLAALTVPQEDYYLWITGEGKAVKQLSEPFEGRVNPQLMRAAAYWHRK, from the coding sequence ATGAATCAGACAACCCAGTTTCCGCAGCGCGTGCGTAACGCGCTGCACTTTCGCGAACTTACCGTCCTTGAGAGCAAGCGCGTCAGCGGGTTCCAGCGCGTCGTTCTCGGCGGCGACGCGCTCGCGGGCTTTACATCCCGTGGCTTCGACGACCATATCAAAGTGTTCTTCCCGCAGGATGGCGCGCCGTTTGTGCCGCCTGAGGTGACGGATGAGGGCATCGTCTGGGCAGGCGACGTGCGCCCGCCGTCGCGTGACTATACGCCGCTCTTTGACGAGGCGCGCCAGCAGCTGACGCTCGATTTCTACGTGCATGCGTCCGGCGTGGCGAGCGACTGGGCCGTGGCGGCAGCGCCTGGCGACACGCTCTGTATCGGCGGGCCGCGTGGCTCGCTGGTGGTGCCGGAAGGTTACGCCTGGCAGCTTTACGTGTGCGATGAGTCCGGCATGCCGGCGCTGCGCCGCCGTCTCGAGGCGCTTCGCGCGCAGCCGAACCCGGTACATGTCGAGGCCGTCGTGACCATTGCCGACGACTCGCTGAAGGGCTACCTGGCGCACCTAGAAAACTTTACTATTCAGTGGGTTATCGGCCATGACACCCAGGCGGTCGCCGAAAAACTGGCCGCGCTGACGGTGCCGCAGGAGGATTACTATCTGTGGATTACCGGCGAAGGCAAAGCCGTTAAGCAGTTAAGCGAGCCGTTTGAAGGGCGCGTTAACCCGCAGCTGATGCGCGCCGCGGCCTACTGGCACCGCAAATAA
- a CDS encoding YgiQ family radical SAM protein — protein MSSLSLIQPDRDLFSWPQYWAACFGPAPFLPMSREEMDQLGWDSCDIILVTGDAYVDHPSFGMAICGRMLEAQGFRVGIIAQPDWNTKEDFMRLGKPNLFFGVTAGNMDSMINRYTADRKLRHDDAYTPDNEAGKRPDRATLVYTQRCKEAWRDVPVILGGIEASLRRTAHYDYWSDTVRRSVLVDSKADMLIFGNGERPLVEVAHRLAMGEPVSAIRDVRNTAIMLKEALPGWAGVDSTRLDTPGRIDPIPHPYGEDLPCANGNTPEKPAAKTVTVQPPRPKPWEKTYVLLPSYEKVKGDKVLYAHASRILHHETNPGCARALMQKHGDRYIWINPPAIPLSTEEMDSVFALPYQRVPHPAYGKKRIPAYEMIRFSVNIMRGCFGGCSFCSITEHEGRIIQSRSEDSIINEIEAIRDAVPGFTGVISDLGGPTANMYMLRCTSPRAEQTCRRLSCVYPDICPHMDTDHTPTINLYRRARDLKGIKKILIASGVRYDLAVEDPRYIKELATHHVGGYLKIAPEHTEEGPLSKMMKPGMGSYDRFKELFDTYSKQAGKEQYLIPYFISAHPGTRDEDMVNLALWLKQRRFRLDQVQNFYPSPLANSTTMYYTGKNPLGKIGYKSEDVVVPRGDRQRRLHKALLRYHDPANWPIIREALEAMGKKHLIGGRRDCLVPAPTIEEMRAAKRQYRKTQPALTKHTPVSHQRQTLAKPKKTAR, from the coding sequence ATGAGTTCCCTGAGCCTGATCCAGCCGGATCGCGATCTGTTCTCCTGGCCCCAGTACTGGGCCGCCTGTTTCGGGCCTGCGCCCTTTTTACCCATGTCGCGCGAGGAGATGGACCAGCTCGGCTGGGACAGCTGCGATATTATTCTCGTCACCGGCGACGCCTATGTTGATCATCCGAGCTTCGGTATGGCCATTTGTGGCCGTATGCTTGAGGCGCAGGGTTTTCGCGTCGGGATCATTGCCCAGCCGGACTGGAATACCAAAGAGGATTTCATGCGGCTTGGCAAACCGAATCTGTTTTTCGGCGTGACGGCCGGGAATATGGATTCGATGATCAACCGCTACACGGCGGATCGCAAACTGCGCCACGACGACGCCTACACGCCGGATAACGAAGCGGGGAAACGCCCGGATCGCGCTACGCTGGTGTATACCCAGCGTTGCAAAGAGGCCTGGCGCGATGTGCCGGTTATCCTGGGCGGTATTGAAGCGAGCCTGCGCCGCACCGCGCATTATGACTACTGGTCAGATACCGTGCGCCGCTCGGTGCTGGTGGATTCCAAAGCCGACATGCTGATTTTCGGCAACGGCGAGCGCCCGCTGGTGGAAGTGGCGCATCGTCTGGCGATGGGCGAGCCGGTCAGTGCGATCCGCGACGTGCGTAATACGGCGATTATGCTTAAAGAAGCGCTGCCGGGCTGGGCGGGCGTTGACTCCACGCGTCTTGACACGCCGGGACGTATCGATCCTATTCCGCATCCTTACGGCGAGGATCTGCCCTGCGCCAATGGCAACACACCGGAGAAACCGGCGGCGAAAACCGTCACCGTACAGCCGCCGCGCCCGAAGCCGTGGGAGAAAACCTACGTGCTGCTGCCGTCTTATGAAAAAGTGAAGGGCGACAAAGTGCTGTACGCGCACGCCTCGCGTATTCTGCACCACGAAACCAACCCCGGCTGCGCGCGTGCGCTGATGCAAAAGCACGGCGACCGCTATATCTGGATCAACCCGCCCGCGATTCCGCTCTCGACCGAAGAGATGGACAGCGTGTTCGCGCTGCCGTACCAGCGTGTGCCGCACCCGGCCTACGGCAAAAAGCGCATCCCGGCGTATGAGATGATCCGCTTTTCGGTGAATATCATGCGCGGCTGCTTTGGCGGCTGTTCGTTCTGTTCCATTACCGAGCACGAAGGGCGCATCATTCAGAGCCGCTCGGAAGACTCCATCATTAATGAGATAGAGGCGATCCGCGACGCGGTGCCGGGGTTTACCGGTGTCATTTCCGATCTCGGCGGGCCGACGGCCAATATGTATATGCTGCGCTGCACCTCGCCGCGCGCCGAGCAGACCTGCCGCCGCCTGTCGTGCGTCTACCCGGATATCTGTCCGCATATGGATACCGATCATACGCCGACGATCAACCTGTATCGCCGCGCGCGCGATCTGAAAGGCATCAAGAAGATCCTGATCGCCTCCGGCGTGCGTTACGATCTGGCGGTGGAAGATCCGCGCTATATCAAAGAGCTGGCGACACACCACGTCGGCGGTTATCTCAAGATAGCGCCGGAGCATACCGAAGAGGGGCCGCTGTCGAAAATGATGAAGCCGGGCATGGGCAGCTATGACCGCTTTAAAGAACTCTTTGACACCTACTCGAAACAGGCGGGCAAAGAGCAGTATCTGATCCCGTATTTTATCTCCGCGCACCCCGGTACGCGCGACGAAGATATGGTGAACCTGGCGCTGTGGCTCAAACAGCGTCGCTTCCGGCTCGACCAGGTGCAGAACTTCTACCCGTCGCCGCTCGCCAACTCGACCACGATGTATTACACCGGTAAAAACCCGCTCGGGAAAATCGGCTACAAGAGTGAGGATGTGGTGGTGCCGAGAGGCGATCGCCAGCGCCGCCTGCATAAAGCGCTGCTGCGCTATCACGATCCGGCCAACTGGCCGATCATTCGCGAGGCGCTGGAAGCGATGGGCAAAAAGCATCTGATAGGCGGACGTCGCGACTGTCTGGTGCCTGCGCCGACGATAGAGGAGATGCGCGCGGCGAAACGCCAGTATCGCAAAACCCAGCCGGCGTTAACTAAACACACGCCGGTCAGCCATCAGCGTCAGACGCTGGCGAAGCCAAAGAAAACGGCGCGCTGA
- the ridA gene encoding 2-iminobutanoate/2-iminopropanoate deaminase, whose product MSRTIATENAPAAIGPYVQAVDLGNMVITSGQIPVDPKSGSVPDDIAAQARQSLDNVKAIIEAAGLKVGDIVKTTVFVKDLNDFATVNATYEAFFTEHNATFPARSCVEVARLPKDVKIEIEAIAVRR is encoded by the coding sequence ATGTCCCGCACTATCGCCACGGAAAATGCACCCGCCGCTATCGGCCCTTACGTTCAGGCCGTCGATCTGGGCAACATGGTTATCACCTCCGGGCAGATCCCGGTGGATCCGAAATCCGGCAGCGTGCCGGACGACATCGCCGCCCAGGCGCGCCAGTCGCTCGATAACGTGAAAGCGATTATCGAAGCCGCAGGCCTGAAAGTCGGCGATATCGTGAAAACCACGGTATTCGTCAAAGATCTGAACGACTTCGCCACGGTTAACGCCACCTACGAAGCGTTTTTCACCGAGCATAACGCCACCTTCCCGGCGCGCTCCTGCGTGGAAGTCGCCCGTCTGCCGAAAGACGTGAAAATCGAAATCGAAGCGATCGCGGTTCGTCGCTAA
- the pyrI gene encoding aspartate carbamoyltransferase regulatory subunit produces the protein MTHDNKLQVEAIRRGTVIDHIPAQVGFKLLSLFKLTETDQRITIGLNLPSGEMGRKDLIKIENTFLTDEQVNQLALYAPQATVNRIDDYEVVGKSKPSLPDRIENVLVCPNGNCISRIEPVSSSFAVKTRGEAVQLKCKYCEKEFARHVVLAD, from the coding sequence ATGACCCATGACAATAAACTTCAGGTAGAAGCCATTCGCCGCGGCACGGTGATTGACCATATTCCGGCGCAGGTCGGCTTCAAGCTGCTTTCCCTGTTTAAGCTTACCGAAACGGATCAGCGCATCACCATCGGCCTGAACCTGCCCTCCGGCGAGATGGGCCGTAAAGATTTAATTAAAATCGAAAACACCTTCCTGACCGACGAGCAGGTGAACCAGCTCGCGCTCTACGCGCCGCAGGCGACGGTGAACCGCATCGACGATTACGAAGTGGTGGGCAAGAGCAAACCGAGCCTGCCGGACCGCATCGAGAACGTGCTGGTCTGCCCGAACGGCAACTGCATCAGCCGCATCGAGCCGGTGTCGTCGAGCTTCGCGGTAAAAACCCGCGGCGAGGCGGTGCAACTGAAGTGCAAATATTGCGAGAAAGAGTTCGCCCGTCACGTCGTGCTGGCGGATTAA
- the pyrB gene encoding aspartate carbamoyltransferase translates to MANPLYQKHIISINDLSRTELELVLETAAKLKANPQPELLKHKVIASCFFEASTRTRLSFETSMHRLGAAVVGFSDSSNTSLGKKGETLADTISVISTYVDAIVMRHPQEGAARLATEFSGGVPVLNAGDGANQHPTQTLLDLFTIQETQGRLENLTIAMVGDLKYGRTVHSLAQALAKFNGNRFCFIAPDALAMPQYILDMLDEKGIAWSQHGAIEDVVQEVDILYMTRVQKERLDPSEYANVKAQFVLRAADLQGARANMKVLHPLPRIDEITTDVDKTPHAWYFQQAGNGIFARQALLALVLNRDLAL, encoded by the coding sequence ATGGCTAATCCGCTTTATCAAAAACACATTATTTCCATCAACGATCTCAGCCGCACCGAGCTTGAGCTGGTGCTGGAAACGGCGGCGAAGCTCAAGGCGAACCCGCAGCCGGAGCTTTTGAAGCATAAAGTGATCGCCAGCTGCTTCTTTGAGGCTTCGACCCGCACCCGCCTGTCGTTTGAAACCTCCATGCACCGCCTGGGCGCGGCGGTGGTCGGTTTCTCCGACAGCAGCAACACCTCGCTTGGCAAAAAAGGCGAAACGCTGGCGGACACCATTTCGGTTATCAGCACCTATGTCGATGCCATTGTGATGCGCCACCCGCAGGAGGGCGCGGCGCGTCTCGCTACCGAGTTTTCCGGCGGCGTGCCGGTGCTGAACGCGGGCGATGGCGCTAACCAGCATCCGACGCAGACGCTGCTCGATCTCTTCACCATCCAGGAGACCCAGGGGCGGCTTGAGAATCTCACCATCGCGATGGTGGGCGACCTCAAATATGGCCGCACGGTGCATTCGCTGGCCCAGGCGCTGGCGAAATTCAACGGCAACCGCTTCTGCTTTATCGCCCCGGATGCGCTGGCGATGCCGCAATACATCCTCGATATGCTCGATGAAAAAGGCATCGCCTGGAGCCAGCACGGTGCGATTGAAGACGTGGTGCAGGAGGTGGATATCCTCTACATGACCCGCGTGCAGAAAGAGCGCCTCGACCCGTCGGAATATGCCAACGTGAAGGCCCAGTTTGTGCTGCGCGCCGCCGACCTCCAGGGCGCGCGCGCCAACATGAAAGTGCTGCACCCGCTGCCGCGCATCGATGAAATTACCACCGACGTGGATAAAACGCCGCACGCCTGGTATTTCCAGCAGGCGGGCAACGGCATCTTTGCCCGTCAGGCGCTGCTGGCGCTGGTACTGAATCGCGATTTAGCTCTGTAA